The following are from one region of the Thermococcus cleftensis genome:
- a CDS encoding DUF4392 domain-containing protein: MIAHLINTDVGNRGVLGLYLDYRRRNPNFLHNSAKMFLDNYDRVLIVTGFPIPPTMRAETDGPPGTLALAKAVETLGGRVEILTYPEVENALDAFGLEFVREPDVSSYSLVIAVETPGRAADGRYYSMSGLEITRETFDGVILKAREVGVPTIGIGDGGNEAGMGRIRDLVVKHVPHGERIASVVETDELILSAVSNWGAYGLVAQASIELGRELLPGWDERTIVKAISKLGLIDGVLKTQTPSVDGVSLSVHDAIVELLNVLVKDSLKVVE; the protein is encoded by the coding sequence ATGATAGCCCACCTCATAAACACCGACGTGGGAAACCGCGGGGTTCTGGGCCTGTACCTGGACTACCGCAGGAGGAATCCCAATTTTTTACATAATTCTGCAAAAATGTTTTTGGACAATTATGATAGAGTGCTCATCGTCACGGGCTTCCCCATACCCCCCACCATGCGCGCCGAGACCGACGGGCCGCCGGGAACGCTGGCCCTGGCCAAGGCCGTTGAAACCCTCGGCGGCAGGGTGGAGATACTGACTTATCCCGAGGTGGAAAATGCACTCGATGCCTTTGGACTGGAATTCGTCAGGGAACCGGACGTTTCCTCCTATTCTCTGGTCATCGCGGTGGAAACCCCCGGCAGGGCGGCCGATGGGAGGTACTACTCCATGAGTGGGCTGGAGATAACGAGGGAAACTTTTGACGGTGTTATCCTCAAGGCTAGAGAGGTTGGGGTGCCAACGATAGGCATAGGCGACGGGGGAAACGAGGCTGGAATGGGCAGGATAAGGGATCTGGTCGTCAAGCACGTTCCCCATGGTGAGAGAATAGCAAGCGTCGTGGAGACCGATGAGCTGATCCTCTCGGCCGTTTCCAACTGGGGCGCCTATGGCCTCGTTGCCCAGGCCTCAATTGAGTTAGGGAGGGAGCTGCTCCCCGGCTGGGACGAGAGGACGATAGTGAAGGCCATCTCGAAGCTCGGGTTAATCGACGGTGTCCTGAAGACCCAGACGCCTTCCGTGGACGGGGTAAGCTTGAGCGTTCACGATGCCATCGTTGAGCTTTTAAACGTGCTCGTCAAGGATTCCCTCAAGGTGGTGGAATGA
- the aspS gene encoding aspartate--tRNA(Asn) ligase yields MYRTHYSSEITEELNGQKVKVAGWVWEIKDLGGIKFLWLRDREGIVQITAPKKKVEPELFKLIPKLNAEDVVAVEGTVNFTPKAKLGFEILPERLEILSRAESPLPLDPTGKVKAELDTRLDNRFIDVRRPEVMAIFKIRSSVFKAIRDFFHENGFIEIHTPKIIATATEGGTELFPMKYFEKDAFLAQSPQLYKQIMMASGLDRVYEIAPIFRAEEHNTTRHLNEAWSVDAEMAFIENEEEVMSLLERLVAHAINYVREHNAKELENLNFELEEPKLPFPRLSYDKALEILADLGKEIPWGEDIDTEGERLLGKYMMENENAPLYFLYRYPSEAKPFYIMKYKDRPEICRAFDLEYRGVEITSGGQREHRYDVLVEQIKEKGLNPDNFEFYLKAFRYGMPPHGGFGLGAERLIKQMLDLPNIREVILFPRDRKRLTP; encoded by the coding sequence ATGTATCGGACGCACTACTCGAGCGAGATAACTGAGGAGCTGAACGGCCAGAAGGTTAAGGTGGCCGGCTGGGTATGGGAAATCAAGGATTTGGGCGGAATAAAGTTCCTCTGGCTCAGGGACAGGGAAGGCATAGTCCAGATAACCGCCCCCAAGAAGAAGGTCGAGCCGGAGCTCTTCAAGCTCATTCCGAAGCTCAACGCCGAGGACGTAGTGGCGGTTGAGGGAACTGTGAACTTCACGCCCAAGGCAAAGCTCGGCTTCGAGATTCTCCCTGAGAGGCTCGAAATCCTCAGCAGGGCCGAGAGCCCGCTCCCCCTTGACCCTACCGGCAAGGTAAAGGCCGAGCTCGACACGAGGCTCGACAACCGCTTCATAGACGTTAGAAGGCCGGAAGTGATGGCGATTTTCAAGATACGCTCAAGCGTCTTCAAGGCAATCAGGGATTTCTTCCACGAGAACGGCTTCATCGAAATCCACACGCCCAAGATTATAGCGACTGCCACCGAGGGCGGAACCGAGCTCTTCCCCATGAAGTACTTCGAGAAGGACGCTTTCCTTGCCCAGAGCCCCCAGCTCTACAAGCAAATCATGATGGCTTCAGGTTTGGACAGGGTCTACGAGATAGCCCCAATCTTCCGCGCCGAGGAGCACAACACCACCAGACACCTCAACGAGGCCTGGAGCGTCGATGCGGAGATGGCGTTCATCGAGAACGAGGAAGAGGTGATGAGCCTCCTTGAGAGGCTGGTGGCCCACGCTATAAACTACGTCCGCGAGCACAACGCGAAGGAACTGGAGAACCTCAACTTCGAGCTTGAGGAGCCGAAGCTCCCGTTCCCGAGGCTGAGCTATGACAAGGCACTTGAGATTCTCGCCGATTTGGGCAAGGAAATCCCCTGGGGAGAGGACATAGACACCGAAGGGGAAAGGCTCCTCGGGAAGTACATGATGGAGAACGAGAACGCTCCACTTTACTTCCTCTACAGGTACCCGAGCGAGGCAAAGCCGTTCTATATAATGAAGTACAAGGATAGGCCAGAAATCTGCAGGGCCTTTGATCTCGAATACAGGGGCGTTGAGATAACCTCCGGCGGTCAGAGGGAGCACCGCTACGATGTTCTCGTCGAGCAGATAAAGGAGAAGGGGCTCAATCCAGATAACTTCGAGTTCTACCTCAAGGCCTTCCGCTACGGCATGCCGCCGCACGGGGGCTTCGGCCTCGGCGCTGAGAGGCTGATAAAGCAGATGCTCGACCTTCCAAACATCAGGGAAGTTATACTCTTCCCGAGGG
- a CDS encoding HD domain-containing protein, whose translation MRLEDFIREEDSIRLIERTREFARGFFEREGTHGFSHTERVFNLCLHIGREEGADLEVLALASLLHDIARPLESAGKVEDHAVEGAKIARRFLTSLGYPEEKVEAVAHAIEAHRFSRGPEPKTLEAKILSDADKLDAIGAIGIARVFMYSGENGRDIEASLRHFEEKIFKLKDLMYTETARRIAEERHVFTLEFIERIRREIEGEI comes from the coding sequence ATGAGGCTGGAAGACTTCATAAGGGAAGAGGATTCAATCAGATTGATAGAACGGACGAGGGAGTTCGCGAGGGGCTTCTTCGAGAGGGAAGGGACGCACGGCTTTAGCCATACCGAAAGGGTCTTCAACCTCTGCCTCCACATCGGCAGGGAGGAGGGGGCCGATTTAGAGGTGCTCGCTTTGGCCTCTCTCCTCCACGACATAGCGAGGCCCCTGGAGAGCGCGGGGAAGGTCGAGGACCACGCGGTTGAGGGTGCAAAAATTGCGAGGCGTTTCCTGACGAGCCTAGGTTACCCCGAGGAGAAGGTTGAAGCTGTCGCCCATGCCATCGAAGCCCATCGCTTTTCGAGGGGACCCGAGCCGAAAACGCTCGAGGCAAAAATCCTGAGCGACGCCGACAAGCTTGACGCGATTGGTGCTATCGGAATAGCGCGTGTTTTTATGTACTCGGGCGAGAATGGAAGGGACATAGAGGCCTCTCTAAGGCACTTCGAGGAGAAGATCTTCAAGCTCAAGGATTTGATGTACACCGAAACCGCCAGGAGGATTGCCGAGGAGAGACACGTCTTTACCCTTGAATTCATTGAGAGGATAAGGCGCGAGATAGAGGGCGAAATCTGA
- a CDS encoding KH domain-containing protein encodes MKAPICEVCLKTDDILCPADEKKLQEGIISELDVKVARLLYRLIGDVDMEFKKAVEAGDLIVIVVGEGDVPVTIGKGGKNIKALMRELGKRIRVIEAVEVKGTEDIKKLATDLLYPAGVFGVNIVYKPGGGTYYKVLVLGRDRKKLPEKAEVLESILSQITGSEVKINFI; translated from the coding sequence ATGAAGGCGCCAATCTGTGAGGTGTGCTTGAAGACCGACGACATTCTGTGTCCGGCTGACGAGAAAAAGCTCCAAGAGGGGATTATCTCCGAACTGGACGTTAAGGTCGCGAGGCTTCTCTACAGGCTCATCGGGGACGTTGATATGGAGTTCAAGAAGGCCGTTGAGGCCGGCGATCTCATAGTCATCGTTGTTGGTGAGGGCGACGTCCCCGTAACAATCGGCAAAGGCGGAAAGAACATCAAGGCCCTCATGAGGGAGCTTGGAAAGAGGATACGTGTTATCGAGGCCGTTGAGGTCAAAGGTACCGAGGACATCAAGAAGCTCGCCACCGACCTCCTCTACCCGGCGGGAGTCTTTGGCGTGAACATCGTTTACAAGCCCGGAGGGGGAACCTACTACAAGGTTCTCGTCCTTGGCAGGGACAGGAAGAAGCTCCCGGAGAAGGCTGAGGTGCTGGAGAGCATACTCTCCCAGATAACCGGATCCGAGGTAAAGATAAACTTTATTTGA